One Caenibius sp. WL genomic window, GCAACCGCTGGATTTCCATCGAACGTTCGGGGGTGAGCATATGCTTCGACCCGTCGAGATGGCTGGAGAAGCGCACTCCTTCCTCGGTGATCTTGCGCAGCGAAGACAAGCTCATCACCTGATAGCCGCCGCTATCGGTCAGGATGGGGCGATCCCAGTTCATGAACTTGTGCAGGCCGCCAAGCCGCGCCACCCGTTCAGCGCTGGGGCGCAGCATCAGATGATAAGTGTTTCCCAGCAGGATATCGGCGCCAGTGCGGCGCACGTCTTCGGGCTTCATCGCCTTGACAGTGGCAGCGGTGCCGACCGGCATGAAAGCCGGGGTGCGGATATCGCCGCGCTGCATCTGAATGGTGCCCGTGCGCGCTTTCCCGTCGCGGGCATGTATGGAAAAGGAGAAGCGTGTCATCGCTCATCCGCTAGACCGGGCCTGTTGAGAGGGCAATCGACGATTGGCGCTGCGCCGCCTTCAGAACCCGTAAACCAGCGTGATCCGGGTCAACGTGTCAGTCGAAACCGCGCCTTCGGCCGGATTGCTGTTGTAATCGATGGTGTAGGAGAAGCGCGTCGTGAAGTGATCGCTGATCTTCGCCTCCAGCCCACTTGTCAGCGCCATGGTGGTGGAATTCGAATCGATGATGACGCTCGCAGACGTGCCTCCATCCGCAACGAGATTGGCATTCTGCGTGAACTTGAGATTCTTCGCCAGTTGCCAGTCGAAATCCAGCCCGGCGAGAACCCCGAGACTGCTGCCTTGTGTGCCATCGGTGAAATCGACATGCCGCCAGGACGGGCCGACCTGCACCGACATCTGGAGCGCCTTGTTGTCGAGCACCTTGTAACCGAGCCCGCCGGAAACCGAATAGCGCGAGGAAAACCCCTGGAACTTATCCCGCTCGTACTGGGCCAGGGCATAAGTGAAGAGGCGGCGGTTGATCTGATAGCGCGGTTCGTAAGCGGCAAGATACTTCTCTGTCGAGGTGACGCCATTGCTCCGCTGATAATCAGCCGTCATCCTCAACCGATGCTGCCAGTCGATCCCGGTCCGCTCCAGCGACAGGGCAACCGAAACACCGGCGTTGTCGCTGTTGCCGGATGACAGCGAAGCGCCGACCTGCCCTCTGCCGCTCCAGCGTTCGAACACCCCGGCGTGGCGAATCTGCTCCTCCTTCTTGCGGGCTTCCTCGTTTGCCAGACGCGCGCGCTCGGCCCGAAAATCGGACAGGATCGCATCCAGTTCAGCCACCTGGTCCGGATTTGTCTTCTTGGCGATCTCGATCACCGTTTCGACCTTTTGGGTATCGCCCGTCTCTACCGCACTATCGACCATCGCCTTCACGGGGGCAGGCAATTCAGCGAATGCGGGCGTGGCCAGTAAAATACCGGCGGCGGCACCGATACGAAACGTCGAAGGCAGGAACGGAGGGGGAGTCATGTGATCCATCGTGATGCGTCGTCCCGCCCTGTGCTTGAGGGTGAGAGTCCCCGCATACCACGAGGACCCGTCACCAACCTGAACGAGACCCCATAGTGACGTCCGATCAGCCGGTGAAAGTCCAGCGCAAACCGTTGACCAGACAAGCGAACGGGATGAACAGTGGGCTGGACGCGATCCACAAACGAGCCAGTGCCCGACGAGCACAGGCCGCTTTTCCGGTCCGCCACAACGCAGTGCAAGTGAGACGTTTTTGGAAATCGAACTCTGGGTCTATGCCGCACTGACGGCCGTTTGCGTGGTATCGGGTTTCATCGATGCCGTGGCTGGCGGCGGCGGGCTGTTGACCATGCCCGCGCTGCTTTCCGCCGGTTTGCCCCCGC contains:
- a CDS encoding DUF481 domain-containing protein encodes the protein MTPPPFLPSTFRIGAAAGILLATPAFAELPAPVKAMVDSAVETGDTQKVETVIEIAKKTNPDQVAELDAILSDFRAERARLANEEARKKEEQIRHAGVFERWSGRGQVGASLSSGNSDNAGVSVALSLERTGIDWQHRLRMTADYQRSNGVTSTEKYLAAYEPRYQINRRLFTYALAQYERDKFQGFSSRYSVSGGLGYKVLDNKALQMSVQVGPSWRHVDFTDGTQGSSLGVLAGLDFDWQLAKNLKFTQNANLVADGGTSASVIIDSNSTTMALTSGLEAKISDHFTTRFSYTIDYNSNPAEGAVSTDTLTRITLVYGF